A stretch of DNA from Bactrocera neohumeralis isolate Rockhampton chromosome 6, APGP_CSIRO_Bneo_wtdbg2-racon-allhic-juicebox.fasta_v2, whole genome shotgun sequence:
GCGCAATCCGCACAGTTCACCGCTTTTTGGCCCAGCGTGAGCCGCAATCAATTGTCACTTTGGTAAAGCACCTATGATGGTGATGATGGCGTTTGGCCGTGCTTTTAATTGCGTCATGGAAGGTTTGCAAATTCTTCTGGGtcatttatttgatattttcaagATTTACCTCAAATTCGGCCTTATGACTTTGGTGTTTTACTTTGTGGCCGAATGGTATATACTGCATTATACCGATTTCGATACGTTCATGGAACCGCAGCCCCTGCTGAAACCGGTCAGTAATAGTACTGCGAGTAAAGTATATCGCTTTGTGTTGGATTTTTTCCTAGGCTAGACATAGTTAGATGTTGATTTAGTTTAGTTATATGAAATTAGTATTATCttaattcatatttaatttgtcATTTTAATGATAtagtttaacaattttttatgtcgaaaataaaatcaagatggtaaattatatacatt
This window harbors:
- the LOC126761332 gene encoding uncharacterized protein LOC126761332, which codes for MMVMMAFGRAFNCVMEGLQILLGHLFDIFKIYLKFGLMTLVFYFVAEWYILHYTDFDTFMEPQPLLKPVSNSTASKVYRFVLDFFLG